A stretch of the Bdellovibrio sp. 22V genome encodes the following:
- a CDS encoding GTP cyclohydrolase II, with protein MKKASHVVLTSHSTHVFKDSLPVHWGAKEPMQRGPIVASLTDTKKRNAIGTHSGSYAVYRALSIAQGKYSTRHKPDLHNTQSPVKIGPYPSWFDSEKIVSIDPWGFDVPIHFKKFYDEGYDVRPTIAVTQAHLQIPEIHDAIERGRLKVDGKIINANRDIKVTKIAFEPVWYLPGIAKRLRVDEGELRKILFQETGGMFPELVTRPDLKVMLPPIGSTTVYVFGDLQDLSNRNVELTCRVHDECNGSDVFGSDICTCRPYLIYGIEDAARTAQRGGVGVIAYYRKEGRALGEVTKFLVYNARKRQEGGDSAATYFHRTECVAGVEDARFQELMPDVLHFFGITKIHNLHSMSNMKYDAIVKSGIEVVNRICIPAELIPADAQVEIEAKKAAGYFNPGIMKTLEEVQSVKGRPIDE; from the coding sequence ATGAAAAAAGCGTCGCACGTCGTTTTAACATCGCATTCGACCCATGTTTTTAAAGACAGTTTACCGGTGCACTGGGGCGCCAAAGAACCGATGCAAAGGGGGCCCATCGTCGCCTCTTTGACGGACACCAAAAAAAGAAATGCCATCGGCACGCATAGCGGAAGTTATGCAGTTTATCGCGCCCTGTCCATCGCGCAGGGAAAATACTCGACACGCCATAAACCGGATCTTCATAACACGCAAAGCCCCGTGAAGATCGGACCTTACCCGTCGTGGTTCGATTCCGAAAAAATCGTTTCCATCGATCCGTGGGGCTTTGACGTCCCCATTCATTTTAAAAAGTTTTATGACGAGGGTTACGACGTGCGCCCGACGATTGCCGTCACTCAAGCGCATTTGCAAATTCCAGAGATTCACGACGCCATCGAACGCGGTCGTCTGAAGGTTGACGGCAAAATTATTAACGCCAACCGCGATATCAAAGTCACGAAGATCGCCTTTGAGCCCGTATGGTATTTACCCGGCATCGCAAAACGCCTGCGCGTCGACGAAGGAGAACTTCGCAAAATTCTTTTTCAAGAAACCGGAGGCATGTTCCCCGAACTTGTCACCCGCCCCGATCTTAAAGTGATGTTGCCGCCGATCGGCAGCACGACGGTTTACGTTTTCGGCGATCTTCAAGATCTTTCCAATCGCAATGTCGAACTCACCTGTCGCGTGCACGATGAGTGCAATGGATCGGATGTTTTTGGTTCGGATATTTGCACATGCCGTCCCTATTTGATTTATGGAATCGAAGACGCCGCGCGAACCGCGCAACGAGGTGGTGTCGGTGTTATCGCCTACTACCGCAAAGAAGGCCGCGCTTTGGGTGAAGTCACAAAATTCCTGGTTTATAACGCCAGAAAACGTCAGGAAGGCGGAGACTCCGCGGCGACTTATTTCCATCGCACCGAGTGTGTCGCCGGCGTTGAAGATGCGCGTTTTCAGGAACTCATGCCGGATGTTTTACATTTCTTTGGCATCACGAAAATTCACAATCTGCATTCGATGTCGAACATGAAATACGACGCCATCGTTAAAAGCGGCATTGAAGTTGTAAACCGCATTTGCATTCCTGCCGAGCTTATTCCCGCAGACGCGCAAGTCGAGATCGAAGCAAAAAAGGCCGCGGGATATTTCAATCCGGGCATCATGAAAACTCTTGAAGAAGTTCAAAGCGTGAAAGGAAGACCGATCGATGAATAA
- the upp gene encoding uracil phosphoribosyltransferase: MKQVRVIQHPLLKHKLGYLRDKNTYSHEFREIVKEVSKILIYEAMRDWKRLDQVAIETPIAKAMAERIVDPPVVVSIMRAGNGMLDAALSMIPFASTGFIGIYRDKFINNTVEYYFKMPHDVKGKDILLCDPLIATADTIIAAIDRLKSYGVGNIKVISILASQLGLERIEHFHPDVEVYTLNIESEINEVGYLVPGLGDAGDRLFQTK; the protein is encoded by the coding sequence GTGAAACAAGTTCGAGTCATTCAACACCCCTTACTTAAACACAAGCTCGGTTATTTGCGCGATAAGAACACGTATTCCCACGAGTTTCGGGAGATTGTGAAGGAAGTATCCAAAATCCTTATTTACGAAGCCATGCGCGACTGGAAACGCCTGGATCAAGTCGCCATTGAAACCCCCATTGCCAAAGCTATGGCCGAGCGGATCGTCGATCCCCCCGTCGTTGTATCGATAATGCGAGCCGGGAACGGAATGCTGGATGCCGCTTTATCGATGATTCCGTTTGCCAGCACTGGATTTATTGGAATCTACCGTGACAAATTTATAAATAACACGGTCGAGTATTATTTTAAGATGCCTCATGATGTAAAAGGGAAAGATATTTTGCTCTGTGACCCTTTGATCGCGACAGCCGATACGATCATCGCAGCGATAGACCGCCTCAAAAGCTACGGGGTCGGGAATATCAAAGTGATCAGTATTCTTGCGAGCCAGCTGGGTCTGGAAAGAATTGAACACTTTCATCCCGATGTGGAGGTCTACACTCTCAACATCGAAAGTGAGATCAACGAGGTGGGCTACTTAGTCCCGGGACTCGGCGATGCGGGAGACAGACTCTTTCAAACGAAGTAG
- the mmsA gene encoding CoA-acylating methylmalonate-semialdehyde dehydrogenase yields MSVKIPTSVIQCLNYVNGNFQKASGPKIEVRSPYNGDLIGEVHATTAGEVDTAVKQAAKAQESWALLPIKERSKVMFLFRQILLRDLDEIAHLKSSESGKTFAEGKAGLLKGIEVLEYALSLQNMDVGGKMEVSRGVSCEYRREPLGVVAGITPFNFPAMVPLWTIPIALTLGNAYVWKPSEKTPLTSMKIADSLKEAGLPDGLFQVLHGGVETVEAIVDHPLVKAIGFVGSTRAARAVYERGTQKFKRVLALGGAKNHIVLLPDASPDLAGPGISDSFTGCAGQRCMAASVLLAVGDVTPHIQKIVEKARSLTLGKDMGAIITASQVEFLREAINQAEKEGAKILLDGRKTPPPAGLEKGNWIGPTIIDYVKPASAIAKVELFGPVLCIIRCEDISQAMTIENSIPYGNACSVFTANGGLAEKVISRASAGMVGVNVGVPVPREPFSFGGVNASKFGHGDITGAQSLDFWSNVKKVTIKWEKQEDSNWMS; encoded by the coding sequence ATGAGCGTAAAAATACCCACCTCCGTTATTCAATGTCTTAACTATGTAAATGGAAATTTTCAAAAAGCCTCCGGGCCAAAGATCGAAGTTCGCAGTCCCTACAACGGAGATTTAATCGGTGAAGTTCACGCGACAACGGCCGGAGAAGTGGACACTGCGGTCAAGCAAGCCGCCAAGGCGCAAGAAAGCTGGGCGCTTTTACCAATTAAAGAACGCAGTAAAGTCATGTTTCTATTTCGGCAGATTTTATTGCGCGACCTTGATGAGATCGCGCACCTCAAAAGCTCCGAATCGGGAAAAACTTTCGCTGAAGGCAAAGCCGGTCTTCTCAAAGGCATTGAAGTTCTGGAGTACGCGCTTTCATTGCAGAATATGGACGTCGGCGGAAAAATGGAAGTCTCTCGCGGTGTAAGCTGCGAATACCGCCGTGAACCTCTGGGCGTTGTCGCAGGCATCACGCCGTTTAATTTTCCTGCCATGGTTCCTCTTTGGACTATTCCCATCGCACTCACTTTGGGAAATGCCTACGTTTGGAAACCTTCTGAAAAAACTCCGCTGACCTCAATGAAAATCGCCGATAGCTTGAAAGAAGCAGGATTGCCCGATGGGCTCTTTCAGGTCTTGCACGGCGGAGTTGAAACCGTCGAGGCCATTGTCGATCATCCACTGGTAAAAGCCATTGGCTTCGTCGGATCCACCAGAGCCGCACGTGCCGTGTACGAACGAGGCACACAAAAGTTTAAACGCGTTCTTGCTTTGGGCGGAGCAAAGAACCACATCGTTCTTCTCCCCGATGCTTCTCCGGATTTAGCGGGCCCGGGAATCAGTGACTCTTTCACAGGATGTGCCGGTCAACGTTGTATGGCGGCGTCGGTTCTTCTTGCCGTGGGGGATGTTACGCCACACATTCAGAAGATTGTTGAAAAAGCCCGGTCCCTAACTTTAGGCAAAGACATGGGAGCCATCATCACGGCCTCCCAAGTGGAATTTTTGCGTGAAGCGATCAACCAAGCCGAAAAAGAAGGCGCAAAAATTCTTTTAGATGGTCGAAAAACACCCCCGCCCGCGGGGCTTGAAAAAGGCAACTGGATCGGACCGACCATCATTGACTACGTAAAGCCCGCAAGCGCGATCGCGAAAGTAGAGTTATTCGGTCCCGTTCTTTGTATCATTCGCTGTGAAGACATTTCGCAGGCGATGACGATCGAAAACAGCATTCCTTACGGCAATGCCTGTTCTGTTTTCACCGCGAACGGCGGTTTAGCGGAAAAAGTGATTTCGCGAGCTTCGGCAGGAATGGTCGGCGTCAATGTCGGTGTTCCTGTACCGCGCGAGCCCTTTTCTTTTGGCGGTGTCAACGCCTCCAAATTCGGTCACGGAGATATCACAGGAGCCCAGTCTCTCGATTTTTGGTCCAACGTCAAAAAAGTAACAATCAAATGGGAAAAACAAGAAGACAGCAATTGGATGTCTTAA
- a CDS encoding VOC family protein — protein sequence MKVNGLGGVFIKAQNPDKLYRWYEENFGFARNESGDGFLISSDHLSADFKVAFSSSPSIMNFQVPNLAQFLTSLAEKGVRIDDHIEETSYGIVAWVFDPEGNKIELWEPRPYKENIIVNPEPD from the coding sequence ATGAAAGTAAATGGATTAGGGGGCGTTTTTATCAAAGCGCAAAACCCCGACAAACTTTACAGATGGTATGAAGAAAATTTCGGTTTCGCTCGCAACGAAAGCGGCGACGGTTTCTTGATTTCTTCGGACCATCTCTCCGCAGATTTTAAAGTCGCTTTTTCATCGTCACCGTCCATTATGAACTTTCAAGTTCCGAACTTGGCGCAGTTTCTGACTTCGTTAGCGGAAAAAGGTGTCCGCATCGATGACCACATCGAAGAGACATCCTATGGAATTGTCGCCTGGGTGTTTGATCCTGAAGGCAATAAAATTGAACTTTGGGAGCCGCGACCTTACAAAGAAAACATCATCGTGAATCCGGAACCAGATTAG
- the udk gene encoding uridine kinase, giving the protein MIKPHVIGVAGGSGSGKTHFALELQRILGAENCLIVYQDNYYIDQSARFDGDGGSVNFDHPSSLDFSLLAQGLRQLKQGQTIQIPIYDFHTHSRRKETIRGEPKKIILVDGILILNSPEVRAELDEAVFFDTPESLRFARRLARDVHERGRTPEGVRKQFELQVRPMHNEFVEPSKVHAHTLVKDLGEYSSALEAFTERLSVKLFN; this is encoded by the coding sequence ATGATAAAGCCCCATGTAATCGGTGTCGCCGGTGGGAGTGGATCAGGAAAAACTCATTTCGCCCTGGAACTGCAAAGAATCCTGGGCGCCGAGAATTGTTTGATCGTCTATCAGGACAACTATTACATCGATCAATCCGCGCGCTTCGATGGCGACGGAGGCTCTGTCAATTTTGATCACCCTAGCAGCTTGGATTTTTCTTTATTAGCGCAAGGTCTGCGCCAGCTGAAACAAGGTCAGACCATTCAAATTCCCATTTACGATTTTCACACACATTCCCGCCGCAAAGAAACCATTCGCGGCGAACCCAAAAAAATCATCCTGGTCGACGGCATTTTAATTTTGAATTCTCCGGAAGTCCGCGCGGAGTTGGACGAAGCCGTGTTCTTTGATACTCCGGAATCTTTGCGTTTCGCGCGCCGTCTGGCTCGCGACGTTCATGAACGCGGTCGCACGCCTGAAGGAGTGCGCAAGCAATTCGAATTGCAAGTTCGCCCCATGCACAATGAATTCGTAGAGCCTTCGAAAGTTCACGCGCACACACTCGTCAAAGATTTAGGCGAGTACAGCTCCGCACTCGAGGCCTTCACGGAAAGATTGTCTGTAAAGCTTTTTAATTAA
- a CDS encoding URC4/urg3 family protein, with protein MNNINYTLKDLDFLLSPSAIRQSSEKIFELTQEGQTHFRYHPDRFAPMVDYVVEVIHENYPDLNIPLHSRWGHFRIGGTDRIKTLEERMVYMDPIEKARTKFDLIITSVLLDAGAGNDWCYKEYTTGNVFSRSEGLAVASFYLFLSGAFSDDSQKPLQATAKGLQHLSAAQLSAAFQVNEGNPLVGIDGRMHLLHNLGATIEYKKDMFVGERPGGMVDYLYKKYGRKVTGPQLLRAVLDGMGDIWPGRVKISGVNLGDIWSYGKVPGGLAAFHKLSQWMTYSLVEPLQEAGFEVIEIEKLTGLAEYRNGGLLLDRGVISLKNEDLSSFKHFPDSELIVEWRGLTVSLLDRIGDEVRVRLGKTPAEFPLAKVLEGGTWAAGRKAARSLRADSSPPLKIESDGTVF; from the coding sequence ATGAATAATATCAACTACACCCTCAAGGATTTAGATTTTCTGCTTTCTCCTTCAGCCATCCGCCAGAGTTCCGAAAAGATCTTCGAACTCACGCAAGAGGGACAAACGCATTTTCGTTATCATCCTGATCGTTTTGCGCCCATGGTGGACTACGTTGTCGAAGTCATTCACGAAAATTATCCCGACTTAAACATTCCTCTGCACTCGCGCTGGGGACACTTCCGCATCGGCGGGACGGATCGGATCAAAACTCTTGAAGAGCGTATGGTTTATATGGATCCTATCGAAAAAGCGCGCACGAAGTTTGATCTGATCATCACGTCAGTCCTTTTGGATGCGGGTGCCGGCAATGACTGGTGCTACAAAGAATATACGACAGGCAATGTGTTTTCCCGTTCGGAAGGCTTAGCTGTCGCCAGCTTTTATCTTTTCCTTAGCGGCGCTTTTTCCGACGATTCCCAAAAACCTTTGCAAGCAACGGCGAAAGGCCTGCAGCATCTTTCTGCCGCTCAACTTTCCGCCGCCTTTCAAGTCAATGAAGGAAATCCTTTAGTGGGCATTGACGGCAGAATGCATCTGCTGCACAACCTCGGCGCAACGATCGAATACAAGAAAGACATGTTTGTCGGCGAACGCCCCGGAGGAATGGTCGATTACCTTTACAAGAAATACGGTCGCAAAGTTACAGGCCCCCAGCTTTTACGTGCGGTCCTCGACGGCATGGGAGACATCTGGCCTGGTCGCGTGAAAATTTCCGGCGTCAATCTGGGCGACATCTGGTCGTACGGAAAAGTGCCGGGCGGACTTGCCGCTTTTCACAAACTTTCTCAGTGGATGACTTACTCATTGGTAGAGCCTCTGCAAGAAGCCGGCTTTGAAGTTATCGAAATCGAAAAGCTCACCGGCTTGGCGGAATATCGCAACGGCGGCCTTCTTTTGGACCGCGGTGTGATCTCATTGAAAAACGAAGACCTCTCCAGCTTTAAACACTTTCCGGATTCTGAGTTGATTGTCGAGTGGCGCGGCCTCACGGTCTCCCTCTTGGATCGTATCGGCGATGAGGTCCGGGTCAGGCTGGGTAAAACCCCCGCGGAGTTCCCTTTGGCAAAAGTTCTTGAGGGCGGCACGTGGGCTGCCGGGCGAAAAGCCGCCCGCTCTTTACGAGCTGATTCCTCGCCGCCTCTGAAAATTGAGAGCGACGGCACCGTTTTTTAA
- a CDS encoding C1 family peptidase yields the protein MKKTMFVSVFSLGLWGSFFAETAFAKQVDLRAFQTPAKEQGRRDTCAYFATTALVEGAIKAHFGQEYDISEEFEIFRHKVLNPWRPEVEFGNTYDLMKSFADNLIVYPEAVLPYQNSSPDFTKPLSAEQMDFYNLKKKSVPVIEYRSLKFKQLTKMWVNRPWSTLVMAELDQKRPVVITLKVAIPHVDDKKGTFTYNDAINAQCDSGQIPCGGHAVLLVGYDDERRLFMFKNSWGPTWGNEGYGYVTFDHVDAYSDQALTAFFDKLSGPMVRVRTP from the coding sequence ATGAAAAAAACAATGTTCGTCAGCGTCTTCAGTCTTGGACTTTGGGGCTCTTTTTTTGCCGAAACGGCATTTGCAAAACAAGTCGATCTGCGCGCTTTTCAAACTCCCGCAAAAGAACAGGGACGTCGCGACACTTGCGCTTATTTCGCAACGACGGCGCTTGTTGAAGGCGCGATCAAAGCTCACTTTGGCCAGGAATACGATATCTCGGAAGAGTTCGAAATCTTTCGCCACAAAGTTTTAAACCCTTGGCGTCCCGAAGTCGAGTTTGGCAACACCTATGATTTAATGAAAAGTTTCGCCGACAACTTGATCGTTTACCCGGAAGCAGTTCTTCCCTATCAAAATAGCAGCCCTGATTTCACAAAACCTCTGTCTGCGGAGCAAATGGATTTTTACAACCTGAAGAAAAAATCCGTGCCTGTGATTGAGTATCGCAGCCTCAAATTTAAACAACTCACGAAGATGTGGGTGAATCGTCCGTGGTCGACTCTTGTGATGGCGGAGCTCGATCAGAAAAGACCGGTCGTGATCACTTTGAAAGTCGCGATTCCGCACGTCGACGATAAAAAAGGCACTTTCACATACAACGACGCCATCAATGCTCAATGCGACTCGGGCCAAATTCCCTGCGGCGGGCATGCCGTTTTATTAGTCGGCTATGATGATGAACGCCGTCTTTTTATGTTCAAAAATTCGTGGGGCCCGACATGGGGCAATGAAGGCTATGGCTACGTGACATTTGACCACGTCGACGCCTATTCTGATCAGGCTTTGACGGCGTTTTTTGACAAACTCTCCGGTCCTATGGTGAGAGTGCGAACGCCCTAG